The following proteins are encoded in a genomic region of Acipenser ruthenus chromosome 4, fAciRut3.2 maternal haplotype, whole genome shotgun sequence:
- the LOC117399285 gene encoding brain acid soluble protein 1 homolog, which yields MGGKLSKKKKGYNVNDEKAKDKDNKAEGATAEEGEAQKENKEEIPAAAETKEGTDEKTDKDSKPDANQTDTEAENKDEPSKTEGEKTAANSEPKAEPPQSTEQAIPKQEEQKSATPAVSPPASEVPAPAPAVSEPSADVKAQAPAPPIAVSKAEEKSASKDEVQATKTEAPTAPVAQEAKSEAPAPEPKPTETAPAAAATASAPPPKEATAKEVAPSSTPVATDSAVPAQEVKAIEVDLANQDKTVAVQE from the coding sequence ATGGGAGGCAAGCTGAGCAAGAAGAAGAAGGGCTATAATGTGAACGACGAGAAAGCAAAAGACAAGGACAATAAGGCTGAAGGGGCAACAGCAGAAGAAGGAGAGGCACAGAAAGAGAACAAGGAGGAGATCCCGGCAGCAGCGGAGACTAAAGAAGGAACAGATGAGAAAACAGATAAAGACTCCAAGCCTGATGCCAACCAGACAGATACCGAGGCCGAGAACAAGGATGAGCCATCTAAGACTGAGGGAGAGAAGACAGCCGCCAATTCTGAGCCAAAGGCTGAGCCCCCTCAGAGTACAGAGCAGGCTATACCCAAGCAGGAAGAGCAGAAGTCGGCAACTCCTGCAGTATCTCCACCAGCTAGCGAGgtccctgcccctgcccctgctgttTCAGAGCCTAGTGCAGATGTGAAAGCCCAAGCTCCTGCACCACCCATTGCAGTGAGCAAAGCAGAAGAGAAGAGTGCCAGTAAGGATGAGGTCCAGGCCACAAAGACTGAGGCCCCCACTGCTCCAGTAGCCCAGGAAGCTAAAAGTGAGGCACCAGCCCCAGAGCCAAAGCCCACGGAAACAGCTCCTGCTGCCGCTGCCACTGCCTCAGCCCCTCCTCCCAAGGAGGCCACAGCCAAGGAAGTAGCACCTAGTTCAACCCCTGTAGCCACCGACAGTGCCGTCCCAGCACAGGAGGTTAAAGCCATAGAGGTTGATCTTGCTAACCAGGATAAAACCGTAGCAGTTCAAGAATAA